GGCTTTCATCCCAATAGCGATAGCCAAGGGTATCAAGAAATGCTTGCCATTGCTGCATTTCATGGGGAGGAACCTGCATCCCAATAACAATTCGCCCATAGTCTGAGCCATTGTTGCGGTAGTGGAACATACTAATATTCCAATTGGGACTCATAGAAGCGACAAACTTCATCAATGCGCCAGGACGTTCAGGAAACTCAAAACGGTAAAGTAATTCATTGTGGGCTAAAGGAGAGTGTCCACCAACCATGTGGCGCAGGTGTAATTTAGTCAGTTCATCATCTGTTAAATCAATGGTTTTAAACCCACAATTTTCAAAAGTTTCCACCATCTTTGCCCTGTCAGCAAAGTTTTGAATTTGCACACCGACAAAAATATGGGCTTCTTTTTCATCGGCAATCCGATAGTTAAACTCAGTCAGATTACGATTACCAATACATTCACAAAACTTGCAAAGACTACCCCGTTCTTCGGGAATTGCCACTGCAAAGATGGCTTCGCGGCGTTCACCAAACTCTGCCCGTTCTGCAACAAAACGAAGACGGTCAAAATTCATGTTAGCACCGCAGGCAACAGCAATTAGCGTTTTTTCCTGAATTTGCTCTCGTTCTGCATAGGCTTTGGCACCTGCGATCGCTAATGCCCCCGCAGGTTCTAAAATCGATCGCGTATCTTCAAACACGTCTTTAATTGCTGCACAGGTAGCATCCGTATCCACCAAAATAATATCATCTACATAGTCTTGGCACAGGCGGAAGGTTTCTTCACCCACTTCTCGCACTGCTACCCCATCAGCAAATAACCCCACTTGAGGTAATCTTACCCGATGCCCAGCTTTTAGCGATTGATACATGGCATCGGCATCCACTGGTTCAACCCCAATAATCTTAATCTCTGGACGCAACCGTTTTACATAGGCGGCAATCCCAGAAATCAAGCCACCACCCCCAATTGCCACAAAGATTGCATGGATGGGTTGCTGGTATTGTCGCAGAATTTCCATACCAATGGTACCCTGTCCGGCAATCACATCGGGGTCATCAAAGGGATGAATAAAGGTTAAACCTTTTTCTGCTTCTAGTTGACGAGCGTAGGCATAGGCATCATCGTAGGTATTGCCATGTAAGACTACTTCGCCTCCTCGCGTCCTAACTGCGTCCACCTTCACTTGAGGCGTAGTCACCGGCATAACGATAATTGCTCGTGTTTTCAGCCGACTCGCAGCCAGGGCGACACCTTGGGCATGATTACCGGCAGATGCCGCAATCACACCCTGTGCTAGCAAATCTGGCGGCAAATTCGCCATCTTGTTGTAAGCACCGCGTAGCTTGAAGGAAAATACTGACTGCATATCCTCCCGCTTTAGGAAGAGTTGATTATTCAGTCGTGCAGATAGATTCGGGGCATACTCCAAGGGTGTTTCTTGGGCAACATCGTATACACGGGCAGTCAGAATTTGTACCAGGTAGTCGCAAAGCATGGGGTTAACAAAATAGCAGATGCCGGATGGAGATTTATTTTACGCTACTTGTGTACCTGTTTTGCGGACTAGTCAACAGTCATCAGCACTTCGGCTTACCTCGACTTCGCTACTTCGACTGCGCTCAGCACAAGTCGGTACAAGTCGCTCAGTACAAGTCATAAGTCATCACTCAGCAACTTAACGAGTTCCCTTTTTAAGTCCAGTAAAGGATTTCCGCATTGGGAAAGCGCTTAGTAATCTCACTTTCAAAAAAGTGACGTAATGCTTTCATCGTGTCTTTGTCATAGACATACTTGGTGCCACCAAATTTATTACGCTTAATGGTACGGTTGGTTTCGTCCATATCTAGTTTTGATTGCGGATACCAAGTTTGCAATACTTCTTTTGAGCCAGGTGTGAATCGATGGGAGATCAATTCAAAATTTAAGTCGCAATCAAAATCCAGGGCTTCACTAATCGAGTCAAACAAGCGACTATAATGCATTTGCCAATCGTCTATGGGCATAATTGGCGCGATAACTAAGCCCACTGGATAGCCGCCACCGCCTCTGTTTGTTGGTAATGCTAATCGCCGCAATGCAGCTAACCGTGATGCAACGCTTGCTGTGCCACCTTCAAATCTACCAGCGATCGCTGCTGCATTCACGCTCACTCGACAGCGCGTATGTCCATTGTGCGGTAAGTCAAGCAATGCATCCACCGCGTCAAACTTCGACACCCAACGTAAATGTCCGTCGCTACGAGTGCCAAAGTAGCGGATACATTCAGCAAGACTTCCAGTTAAATGTTCAATTCCCAAGGGGTCAGTGTAACAGCTAACCTCAAAAGTTGTTGCTTCTTTTGGTCGCTGATAATTAGCTAAATTTTCTAATATTTGTGGCAAGTTGGCAAAGACGCGAATTACTGGTGGCCCTGATAAACTACCCGCTAAATAGCAGTATTGACAGTGTGCGGGACAACCTTCAGCAATGTGAAATTGCCAATCTGCTGATGGGGGAATAGGGCTAAGTTTCAACGAACTGGGGGGAGCAGTGACGATCGCCAGAGTACGCTTAGAGATATTATAAGTTTCGCGATCGCTTTCACCGCGCAGTCCTGTAAGGCGGTTACGTGGCAACTCTTCAATAGGTAAATTCAGAGACTCTACCCGTGCTAGTATCTTCTGTCCCCAAGGTTCATTGAGGGCTGCTGGTGTGAACAGCACACGTTCTGGCATCCAAAATTTAGGTGTTTTTACTAGAGGTGCATCTGGTGTCAAAACAGTATTTGCAGTCATAAAAAGCCTTGTAGAAAAACCCACTACTCGCGCCTGGTGGGGTATGTCAATTAACTTTATTTTAGAATACTACCCAATCAGCTTGTATCTGTAAATCAAGCGGTTTCTACTCACCTGATGGTAGTAGTTTCAATAATTGCGATCGCTTTCTCCCAGCCTTGTGATTACTCAACCAGGGTAAAGAGAAAAGGCATAATACTGTTCAAAGATGATACAGCAGTTTGCAAGTAAATGAAGTACACATCTTAATGTTAAATCTTGTGGGGTGGGCATCCTGCCCGCCCTTTTGTACCTCACTCAAATGAAATCTGCTGTATTTATACAAAATCGGTAGTCACCATTTAGTGGTAATTGCTATGATTTTTTTGCGAAAAAACGACAAGCTAAAATTTGGCTTTCGACAATAATTCATCTTTGTTTAAATATTGTTTTATTCGCTACAGTACTGCTGAAATGTTATTTACTATTGATATTTTTTCATATAAAAACATTGTTGCATTTTGGCATCTGAATTGACAAAATTACCACTAATTGAATGGTAATAATAAGAAATACAGCATTTTACCAAGTAAAAACTGTCAGATGAATTGACTCAATGCAAGGGATTTATAATTTTGAATTGCGGTATAAGAATCAGCGTTTGTGTGTTTTTATCGAGGGATATCAAGTTTTTGAGCAAAAATTTATTTCATACTTTCCCGTCAGGGCAAATTACAACCCAGCATAGCTACATTAAGCAAAAACACATTTAACTTGTTTAATTTTGCGTCAAGGTCTTCATTACGATTTTGCATGACACATGACAACCTGAACTAAAAATTTATAATTTAATGTAAAAGTCATTAAGATATAGGACTCATATTTGATTTTTGAACAAAACTTAGTACACCTTTATTCCTTCTTCCCAGTCCCCATTGCCCCTAATCCCCACTAAGAGCGGTCGCGGGGGCCCCGAGTTCCCCAGTCCCCAGTCCCTTACATCTACGAGTGATTCAAAAATCAAATCGGATTGCTATAGTTTGATTGACATAAACCTATCTTTCAGCTAATTAATCAAGCTCAATCTTTCAGTAATTAACTTACTTTATATCATGTAGGAGAGGATTTATTATGCATATATCTGACGAAAGAATTACAATCTTTACTGTACCAAAACCTTTTGAAGGGCACATTGGGATTATTCAAGAAAATGCCATTAAGAGTTGGACTTTACTCGAACCTCGACCCCAGATTATTTTATGTGGTAACGAAAAAGGCACAGATGAAATTGCTAAAAGACTTGGT
Above is a window of Nostoc sp. UHCC 0702 DNA encoding:
- the ilvA gene encoding threonine ammonia-lyase, biosynthetic, producing the protein MLCDYLVQILTARVYDVAQETPLEYAPNLSARLNNQLFLKREDMQSVFSFKLRGAYNKMANLPPDLLAQGVIAASAGNHAQGVALAASRLKTRAIIVMPVTTPQVKVDAVRTRGGEVVLHGNTYDDAYAYARQLEAEKGLTFIHPFDDPDVIAGQGTIGMEILRQYQQPIHAIFVAIGGGGLISGIAAYVKRLRPEIKIIGVEPVDADAMYQSLKAGHRVRLPQVGLFADGVAVREVGEETFRLCQDYVDDIILVDTDATCAAIKDVFEDTRSILEPAGALAIAGAKAYAEREQIQEKTLIAVACGANMNFDRLRFVAERAEFGERREAIFAVAIPEERGSLCKFCECIGNRNLTEFNYRIADEKEAHIFVGVQIQNFADRAKMVETFENCGFKTIDLTDDELTKLHLRHMVGGHSPLAHNELLYRFEFPERPGALMKFVASMSPNWNISMFHYRNNGSDYGRIVIGMQVPPHEMQQWQAFLDTLGYRYWDESQNLAYKLFLG
- a CDS encoding radical SAM protein gives rise to the protein MPERVLFTPAALNEPWGQKILARVESLNLPIEELPRNRLTGLRGESDRETYNISKRTLAIVTAPPSSLKLSPIPPSADWQFHIAEGCPAHCQYCYLAGSLSGPPVIRVFANLPQILENLANYQRPKEATTFEVSCYTDPLGIEHLTGSLAECIRYFGTRSDGHLRWVSKFDAVDALLDLPHNGHTRCRVSVNAAAIAGRFEGGTASVASRLAALRRLALPTNRGGGGYPVGLVIAPIMPIDDWQMHYSRLFDSISEALDFDCDLNFELISHRFTPGSKEVLQTWYPQSKLDMDETNRTIKRNKFGGTKYVYDKDTMKALRHFFESEITKRFPNAEILYWT